The following are encoded in a window of uncultured Ilyobacter sp. genomic DNA:
- a CDS encoding cold-shock protein: protein MANGIVKWFNGEKGFGFITAEDGTDVFVHFSEINKPGFKTLEEGEEVTFEITKGQKGPQASNVTAR, encoded by the coding sequence ATGGCAAACGGAATAGTTAAATGGTTCAACGGAGAAAAAGGATTCGGATTTATAACTGCTGAGGATGGAACAGATGTATTCGTACACTTTTCTGAAATCAATAAACCTGGATTCAAAACTTTAGAAGAAGGTGAAGAAGTAACTTTTGAAATCACTAAAGGTCAAAAGGGACCGCAAGCTTCTAACGTAACAGCTAGATAG
- a CDS encoding IS3 family transposase encodes MVLRIVGLPKSTYYYYKDKQKEYKIVKPKRAGAKSKGYTFNFKNEKVSDDKIKEFLKSYDETRECAYGYRKRAHAVKRDWGIILNHKKSYRLCKELKLLRKYLPQPKEKKVLATNKKVQSSNKLWEIDVKYGHIHGIGRVFYVCEIIDVFDRSIIDYHIGFSCTAEDVCNSLIRAVNRRLEIIPEELYIRSDNGSQFTSKLFSETCRALGINHERIPNATPNKNAHIESFHSILEREVFGYKYFESFKEAYEEMQEFIEFYNTKRIHGSLKYMTPQEFYEKYKGKESEEFKVAA; translated from the coding sequence TTGGTCCTGAGGATAGTGGGGTTACCTAAGTCTACTTACTACTATTACAAAGATAAACAGAAAGAATATAAAATAGTAAAACCTAAAAGAGCAGGCGCAAAGTCTAAAGGATATACCTTTAATTTTAAAAATGAAAAAGTTTCAGATGATAAGATAAAAGAATTTTTAAAAAGTTATGATGAAACCAGAGAATGTGCATATGGATATAGAAAAAGAGCTCATGCAGTTAAAAGAGATTGGGGAATAATTCTTAATCATAAGAAGTCTTATCGGTTATGTAAAGAATTAAAGCTTCTTCGAAAATATCTACCTCAACCAAAAGAAAAAAAGGTTTTAGCTACAAATAAAAAGGTACAATCATCAAATAAATTATGGGAAATAGATGTGAAATATGGACATATCCATGGAATCGGAAGGGTATTTTATGTTTGTGAAATTATCGATGTTTTTGATAGAAGTATAATTGATTACCATATCGGATTCTCTTGTACTGCAGAAGATGTTTGCAACTCTTTAATTAGAGCTGTGAACAGGAGGTTAGAAATCATACCTGAGGAGCTCTATATTAGAAGTGACAACGGGTCTCAATTTACCAGCAAATTGTTTTCAGAAACTTGCAGAGCTCTAGGAATAAATCATGAGAGAATCCCCAATGCTACCCCTAATAAGAATGCTCATATAGAGTCATTTCATAGTATTTTAGAGCGGGAAGTCTTTGGTTACAAGTATTTTGAAAGTTTTAAAGAAGCCTATGAAGAGATGCAGGAATTTATAGAGTTCTATAATACAAAAAGAATTCATGGAAGTCTGAAATATATGACTCCTCAGGAATTCTATGAGAAATACAAAGGAAAAGAATCAGAGGAATTTAAAGTAGCAGCTTAA
- a CDS encoding transposase, which produces MTRRRYSMEEKERILEEVKLAKNRRAVAAKYNLAESTIRGWEKKLSQKESGQHKDLSKINKTLEAENKALKEISAEKDLEIKILKDMLKKM; this is translated from the coding sequence ATGACTAGAAGAAGATACTCTATGGAAGAAAAAGAAAGAATATTAGAAGAAGTTAAACTAGCTAAGAATAGAAGAGCTGTGGCAGCTAAGTACAATCTGGCTGAAAGTACCATCAGAGGGTGGGAAAAAAAGCTTTCTCAGAAAGAATCGGGTCAACATAAGGATTTAAGTAAAATTAATAAAACCCTTGAAGCTGAAAATAAGGCACTGAAGGAAATTTCTGCTGAAAAGGATCTTGAAATCAAGATTTTGAAGGATATGTTAAAAAAGATGTAA
- a CDS encoding IS30 family transposase, whose translation MLLNIDLSILYINSRKSPNWIRGNKDSERKKRCGVKEKLKNSIFLLDIQDKLEEGWTPEQISGRYGLKGQFSISFKTIYRAIKNGLLLQHTVDLLPRHGKKRQNGNKETRGRIPDKKMIEERPKEADDRSEIGHFESDTIVGKGRHGAIMTYVCRKSRYLIAELMPDRRSSTFNQATIDNFKYIPSKYVKTFTSDNGKEFSNFKELEDKLGVESYFANPYHSWERGTNENTNGLLRRYFPKGTDFMNLTKKEVNNSVYAINNRPRKCLKWKTPQEVFWGEIECCI comes from the coding sequence TTGCTCCTTAATATTGATCTAAGTATATTATATATTAATTCGCGCAAGAGTCCAAACTGGATAAGGGGCAATAAAGATTCTGAAAGAAAAAAAAGGTGCGGTGTTAAAGAAAAACTTAAGAATTCAATCTTTCTTTTAGACATCCAAGATAAACTTGAAGAAGGATGGACTCCTGAACAAATATCAGGTAGATATGGGCTTAAAGGTCAATTTAGTATTTCTTTCAAGACTATCTACCGAGCAATTAAAAACGGACTGCTACTTCAACATACAGTAGATCTTTTACCCAGACATGGAAAAAAAAGACAAAATGGAAATAAAGAAACGAGGGGCCGAATCCCAGATAAAAAAATGATAGAAGAAAGGCCAAAAGAAGCTGATGATAGGAGTGAAATAGGCCATTTTGAAAGTGATACCATTGTAGGAAAAGGAAGACACGGCGCTATAATGACGTATGTTTGCAGAAAATCCAGATATTTAATCGCTGAATTGATGCCAGATAGAAGATCCTCAACTTTTAATCAAGCGACAATAGATAATTTTAAATATATCCCTTCCAAATATGTAAAAACTTTTACATCCGATAATGGCAAGGAATTTTCTAATTTTAAGGAGCTAGAAGATAAACTTGGAGTTGAGTCCTATTTTGCGAATCCTTATCATTCATGGGAAAGAGGTACAAATGAAAATACCAATGGATTATTAAGAAGATATTTTCCAAAAGGAACAGATTTTATGAATTTAACGAAAAAAGAGGTAAATAACTCAGTTTACGCCATTAACAATAGACCAAGGAAATGTTTGAAATGGAAAACGCCCCAAGAGGTCTTCTGGGGCGAAATAGAATGTTGCATTTAA
- a CDS encoding transposase, producing MYVIKGGIFYGYIKELVRDFFREGNFKSIKDIEKALKDIFKDTIQKALEAEIEEELGYSKYDLANKSNTNSRNGKYKKTVKSSAENIDLLVLRDREGAYQPKIVKKHQKDISKLENNILSLYGKGISTRDISSHVQEIYGVNVSAESVSRITDKLIPLI from the coding sequence ATCTATGTAATTAAGGGAGGGATTTTTTATGGCTATATTAAGGAACTTGTTAGAGATTTTTTTAGAGAAGGAAACTTTAAATCTATTAAGGATATTGAAAAAGCTTTAAAGGATATTTTTAAAGATACTATCCAGAAAGCTTTAGAAGCTGAAATTGAAGAAGAACTTGGATATTCAAAATACGACTTAGCCAATAAATCAAACACCAATTCAAGGAATGGTAAGTACAAGAAAACTGTTAAATCAAGTGCTGAAAACATTGATCTACTTGTTCTAAGAGATAGAGAAGGAGCATACCAGCCTAAGATTGTTAAAAAACATCAAAAAGACATCTCCAAATTGGAAAATAATATACTGTCACTCTATGGAAAGGGAATAAGTACTAGGGATATCAGTTCTCATGTTCAGGAGATATATGGAGTTAATGTCTCTGCTGAGAGTGTTAGCAGAATAACCGATAAATTAATTCCTCTGATTTAA
- a CDS encoding C-GCAxxG-C-C family protein has protein sequence MTRTEKAVGNFGDYNCCQATISAFAEELNLDMKTALKISSGFGGGLSKAEVCGAVSGICMVFGLKYGSADPGDLETKKKVKELVKIFMEKFIEKNGACTCKGLLGYDKFTEEGAKIVEEKELTQKLCPGFIEDAIKITEDII, from the coding sequence ATGACTAGAACAGAAAAAGCTGTTGGAAATTTTGGAGATTATAATTGCTGTCAGGCAACAATAAGTGCTTTTGCAGAGGAATTAAATTTGGATATGAAAACTGCCTTGAAAATTTCATCAGGATTTGGTGGAGGGCTTTCTAAAGCAGAAGTATGTGGAGCTGTAAGTGGAATTTGCATGGTGTTTGGTCTTAAATATGGATCTGCAGATCCTGGAGATTTGGAGACAAAGAAAAAGGTAAAAGAATTAGTAAAAATATTTATGGAAAAGTTTATTGAAAAAAATGGGGCATGCACGTGCAAAGGTTTATTAGGATATGATAAATTCACTGAGGAAGGGGCTAAAATTGTCGAGGAAAAAGAACTTACACAAAAGCTCTGCCCAGGGTTTATAGAGGATGCTATTAAAATAACAGAGGATATTATTTAA
- a CDS encoding FAD-dependent oxidoreductase — MKIVIIGSVAAGTSVAAKARRNNEECEITIYEKDSDISYSGCGLPYYIGDRAIERDVLTPRTDKWFEKRFNMDLKIGHEVMSINKDKKTLVVKNITTGEEFEDNYDKLVIATGASPIKPPIAGIEGKNVFFLRNVKSADNIIEYIASNSPKKAVVIGAGYIGLELLENLENLGIEVTVVEREDRAMSKMDKDMAVYLEDYLTKKGVNLILGEEVTKINEKSIETAKGKKIDADFTVVCTGVRPNSQLASGIGVEVYPNGAVKVNHKLETNIDDIYAVGDVAMAWSIINGEPMYVPLGSTANKMGRICGDVITGGQLRFKGILGTGIFKVFDMAVASTGMTEEQAVERGYNVEVVHNIKPNQTTYFKTSREMVIKAVADRGSGKLLGVQILGENGVDKRMDVFVALMSTGATVDEFFHLDLAYAPPFSTTKDPVMYTGMILDNAIYGKNKIMTVNKLIENRDDYIVIDVRASKQYDAAHIPGAINIPLGNLRAEALKLDKNKKYVVHCNKGVTGNAAQNVMLNLGFDCYNLSGGYKNYAVQTKN, encoded by the coding sequence ATGAAGATTGTAATAATTGGATCAGTAGCAGCTGGAACATCAGTAGCGGCAAAGGCAAGAAGAAATAATGAAGAATGCGAGATAACAATATATGAAAAGGACAGCGATATAAGTTATTCAGGTTGCGGACTTCCATATTATATAGGAGATAGGGCAATAGAAAGAGATGTTCTTACACCAAGGACAGATAAATGGTTTGAAAAAAGATTTAATATGGATTTAAAAATAGGTCATGAAGTAATGTCGATAAATAAAGATAAAAAAACTCTTGTTGTAAAAAATATTACTACAGGAGAGGAGTTCGAAGATAATTACGATAAGCTGGTAATAGCTACAGGTGCTTCGCCTATAAAACCCCCTATAGCTGGTATAGAAGGAAAGAATGTGTTTTTTCTAAGAAATGTTAAATCTGCAGATAATATAATTGAATATATAGCATCTAATTCTCCTAAAAAAGCCGTTGTTATAGGGGCGGGATATATAGGTTTAGAACTATTGGAAAACTTGGAAAATCTGGGTATAGAGGTCACTGTAGTAGAGAGAGAAGATAGGGCCATGTCGAAGATGGACAAAGATATGGCAGTATACTTAGAGGACTATCTGACTAAAAAAGGAGTAAACCTTATTTTAGGAGAGGAAGTCACTAAAATAAACGAAAAATCGATAGAGACAGCAAAAGGTAAAAAAATAGATGCTGATTTTACAGTTGTCTGCACAGGGGTTAGACCAAATTCTCAACTAGCCAGTGGTATAGGGGTAGAGGTATATCCAAATGGTGCAGTAAAAGTAAATCACAAGTTAGAAACAAATATTGATGACATATACGCCGTAGGTGATGTGGCTATGGCATGGTCAATAATAAACGGAGAACCAATGTATGTGCCACTTGGATCTACAGCAAACAAGATGGGAAGAATTTGTGGAGATGTAATTACAGGGGGACAACTTAGGTTTAAAGGGATTCTCGGGACTGGTATATTTAAAGTATTTGATATGGCAGTTGCATCCACAGGTATGACAGAAGAACAGGCAGTGGAAAGAGGTTATAATGTTGAGGTAGTTCATAATATAAAACCTAATCAGACGACATATTTTAAAACAAGTAGAGAGATGGTAATAAAAGCTGTTGCTGACAGAGGAAGCGGAAAGCTTCTAGGAGTACAAATACTAGGAGAAAACGGTGTAGATAAAAGAATGGATGTATTTGTGGCACTCATGAGTACCGGAGCAACTGTAGATGAGTTCTTTCATCTTGATTTGGCATATGCACCTCCATTTTCTACTACGAAAGATCCTGTGATGTACACAGGAATGATATTAGACAATGCCATCTATGGGAAAAATAAGATTATGACAGTAAATAAACTAATAGAAAATAGAGATGATTATATTGTGATAGACGTAAGAGCTAGTAAACAATATGACGCCGCTCATATTCCTGGTGCAATTAATATTCCCCTCGGGAATTTGAGAGCAGAGGCTCTAAAACTTGATAAAAATAAGAAATATGTTGTTCATTGTAATAAAGGAGTGACAGGAAACGCTGCTCAAAATGTAATGTTAAACCTTGGTTTTGATTGTTACAACCTTTCAGGTGGATATAAAAATTATGCTGTACAAACAAAGAACTAG
- the arsB gene encoding ACR3 family arsenite efflux transporter, translating to MKKETGINFFEKYLTVWVILCMIGGVLIGKYLPQIPTALGKLEYANISMPIAVLIWLIIYPMMLKIDFKSIVDATKNLKGLTITTSINWLIKPFTMYILAVFFLKGIFSGLISAELADEYVTGAVLLGAAPCTAMVFVWSKLTKGDTAYTLVQVAVNDLILLVAFVPIVGLLLGVSNVTVPYATLFLSVVLFVVTPLVAAWITRKSVVSHKGLDYLENTFIKKFDKSTMIGLLLTLIIIFSFQGDKLLTNPMDIALIAVPLTIQTFLIFIIAYVWAKKWDMPHKVASPGAMIGASNFFELAVAVAISLFGINSGVTLATVVGLLVEVPVMLILVKISNSTRKHFETKVSIA from the coding sequence ATGAAAAAGGAAACCGGAATCAATTTTTTTGAAAAATATCTTACAGTTTGGGTTATACTCTGTATGATAGGCGGGGTGTTAATAGGTAAATATTTACCTCAAATACCGACAGCCTTGGGGAAATTGGAATATGCCAATATATCCATGCCAATAGCAGTTCTTATATGGCTTATTATCTACCCTATGATGCTTAAGATTGATTTTAAAAGTATTGTAGATGCAACTAAAAATTTAAAAGGGCTAACAATAACGACGAGTATAAACTGGCTTATTAAACCCTTTACAATGTATATTTTAGCAGTGTTTTTTTTGAAGGGTATATTCAGCGGACTTATTTCTGCAGAGCTTGCAGATGAATATGTTACAGGAGCAGTTCTACTAGGAGCGGCACCGTGTACAGCCATGGTATTTGTATGGAGTAAACTAACTAAGGGAGATACAGCTTATACATTAGTACAGGTGGCGGTAAACGACCTTATTCTGTTGGTTGCTTTTGTTCCTATAGTAGGATTACTGTTGGGAGTTTCAAATGTTACAGTACCATATGCAACTCTGTTTTTATCAGTGGTTCTATTTGTAGTAACACCTCTTGTTGCAGCGTGGATTACAAGAAAATCTGTAGTATCTCATAAAGGACTGGATTATTTGGAAAACACGTTTATTAAAAAGTTTGATAAGAGCACTATGATAGGGTTGTTGCTGACACTTATTATTATATTTTCTTTTCAGGGAGATAAGTTACTCACAAATCCTATGGATATAGCACTCATTGCAGTTCCTCTAACTATACAGACGTTCTTAATATTTATTATAGCCTATGTTTGGGCAAAAAAGTGGGATATGCCGCACAAAGTTGCTTCTCCTGGGGCAATGATCGGGGCGAGCAACTTCTTTGAACTAGCAGTGGCAGTGGCTATATCTTTGTTTGGTATCAATTCAGGGGTAACCTTAGCAACGGTAGTAGGACTTTTGGTAGAGGTTCCGGTTATGCTTATATTAGTAAAAATATCAAATTCAACGAGAAAACACTTTGAGACTAAGGTATCTATTGCATAA
- a CDS encoding metalloregulator ArsR/SmtB family transcription factor — translation MEIMDILKLISDNNRMRILNILYKKDKICVCVLEDILGLNQSNLSRHLNKLKKAGIIVGEKRSQWVDYEISEKFLNENPFVREILETRLTGEIFLEDIKNLKCSAC, via the coding sequence ATGGAGATAATGGATATATTAAAATTAATTTCCGACAACAATAGAATGAGAATACTAAACATATTATATAAAAAGGACAAAATTTGTGTATGCGTCTTAGAAGATATATTAGGATTAAATCAGTCTAATCTTTCAAGACATCTCAATAAATTAAAAAAAGCGGGAATAATTGTAGGAGAAAAAAGATCTCAGTGGGTTGATTATGAGATATCTGAAAAATTTCTTAATGAAAATCCATTTGTAAGAGAAATTTTAGAAACAAGGCTCACCGGAGAAATATTCTTAGAGGATATTAAAAATCTCAAGTGTTCAGCGTGTTAA
- a CDS encoding Crp/Fnr family transcriptional regulator, which translates to MNTKYTELFDLNKQNDMRKFFLEILGPCGNVEKYYKGSIVSKDVEKQLYIVKTGAVNISICDIGGEEQMIYRLYPGEILGEFEIFSDVSQNYHLQFLEESSIWKIEKDKINYILEEHPEYYRYFIHSMSRKYNLSLIQAGFSKFYSSEEKLVEFLLRICKIREPNSNRNIKIEGYTHEDIGKGINVSRIGITNILKKLEEGDFVIIKRKLIIVKSVEDLAEYREKIRKK; encoded by the coding sequence ATGAATACAAAATATACAGAATTATTCGATTTAAATAAACAAAACGATATGAGAAAGTTTTTTTTGGAAATCTTAGGTCCATGTGGAAATGTGGAAAAATACTACAAAGGTTCCATAGTCTCTAAAGATGTTGAAAAACAGTTGTATATTGTTAAAACTGGAGCGGTTAATATCTCTATCTGCGACATAGGCGGAGAAGAACAGATGATCTATAGATTATATCCCGGAGAAATTTTAGGGGAATTTGAAATTTTCTCAGATGTAAGTCAAAATTATCATCTGCAATTTTTGGAAGAGAGTTCCATCTGGAAAATAGAAAAAGATAAGATAAATTATATTCTCGAGGAACATCCAGAATATTACCGTTATTTTATTCATAGTATGAGTCGAAAATACAACCTTTCTCTTATACAGGCAGGTTTTAGTAAATTCTATTCCAGCGAAGAAAAACTTGTTGAATTTCTGTTGAGAATATGTAAAATAAGAGAACCAAACTCTAACAGAAATATAAAAATAGAGGGCTACACTCATGAAGATATAGGAAAAGGCATCAATGTATCTAGAATAGGTATAACGAACATTCTTAAAAAACTTGAAGAAGGTGACTTTGTAATTATAAAAAGAAAACTGATAATTGTAAAATCTGTAGAAGATTTAGCAGAATACAGAGAGAAAATCAGAAAAAAATAG
- a CDS encoding DUF969 domain-containing protein has product MIKLIGILIIVLGFTFKLDTIAVVLIAGITTGLVSGIDFMTILSTLGEAFVKTRYMTLFLLTLPVIGILERNGLKERGANFIKGMNSLTSGRILSFYMIIRTLAAALSVRLGGHVQFIRPLIYPMAQSASENKLSRTLSEKENDKLKGVACAVENYGNFFGQNVFVASGGVLLIVGTLQELGIVVQPYSVSKAAIPMAFISVILSFAQNYWTDRKLSKAHVDTKLEQEVKE; this is encoded by the coding sequence ATGATTAAACTTATCGGAATACTTATCATCGTATTGGGATTCACGTTTAAACTTGATACCATCGCTGTTGTTCTGATCGCAGGGATCACAACTGGTCTTGTTTCTGGCATTGATTTCATGACAATACTTTCTACTTTAGGGGAAGCTTTTGTAAAAACTAGATATATGACACTTTTTCTCTTAACTTTACCAGTTATAGGAATACTTGAGAGAAACGGATTAAAAGAGAGAGGTGCAAATTTTATTAAGGGAATGAATAGCCTCACCAGTGGAAGGATCTTATCTTTTTACATGATCATAAGAACTCTCGCTGCTGCACTATCTGTAAGACTAGGTGGGCATGTCCAATTTATAAGACCTCTCATTTATCCTATGGCACAAAGTGCCTCTGAAAATAAGTTGAGCAGAACCCTTTCAGAAAAAGAAAATGACAAACTAAAAGGTGTTGCATGTGCCGTGGAAAATTACGGTAACTTCTTCGGACAAAATGTTTTCGTGGCTTCAGGTGGAGTTCTTCTGATTGTTGGTACACTTCAAGAGCTAGGAATAGTCGTTCAGCCATACTCAGTTTCTAAGGCTGCCATTCCAATGGCATTTATCTCTGTCATATTATCATTTGCCCAAAATTACTGGACTGATAGGAAGCTTTCAAAAGCTCATGTAGATACTAAGTTGGAACAGGAGGTAAAAGAATGA
- a CDS encoding DUF979 domain-containing protein — protein MKNMILEVMYLLTGLVAIATGAYALTDKRHKTKIGTGIFWILFGVIFMAGKNIPSHIVGILIFAMGALTALKKVGCGSQESSSEEYREERSQKIGNSIFFPATSIGLIAFAVAQFTDLGGLIGLGLGSIISLIFTLVVTKENPKYIGYESSRMLQQIGSTTILPQLLASLGALFALAGVGTVISEIMSGIIPEGNILAGVTVYCLAMALFTMIMGNAFAAFAVITAGIGIPFVFSHGANPAIAGVLGLTAGYCGTLLTPMAANFNIVPAAIMEMKNKNGVITAQAPVAIVLLLLHIVVMYLWAF, from the coding sequence ATGAAAAATATGATTCTAGAAGTAATGTATCTTCTCACAGGACTAGTTGCCATTGCCACCGGAGCATATGCACTTACTGACAAAAGACATAAAACTAAAATAGGAACAGGTATCTTTTGGATATTATTTGGAGTTATTTTTATGGCGGGTAAAAACATCCCTTCTCATATTGTGGGAATTCTTATTTTCGCTATGGGAGCTTTGACAGCTTTAAAGAAAGTCGGATGTGGTTCTCAAGAATCATCTTCTGAAGAATACAGAGAAGAAAGAAGCCAAAAGATTGGTAACTCAATATTTTTCCCTGCTACTTCAATAGGACTCATTGCCTTTGCTGTTGCACAGTTTACGGATTTAGGAGGATTAATAGGTTTAGGGTTAGGTTCTATTATTTCTTTGATTTTCACTCTTGTTGTTACAAAAGAAAATCCAAAATATATAGGATATGAAAGCTCTAGAATGCTGCAGCAAATAGGATCTACAACAATATTACCACAACTTTTGGCATCACTGGGAGCTCTGTTCGCACTTGCCGGTGTAGGAACTGTTATCTCTGAAATAATGAGTGGAATTATTCCAGAAGGTAATATCTTGGCCGGCGTGACGGTATATTGCCTTGCCATGGCACTTTTCACAATGATAATGGGTAACGCCTTTGCGGCTTTCGCTGTAATTACAGCTGGAATCGGAATCCCGTTTGTTTTTTCACACGGTGCAAATCCTGCAATTGCAGGGGTATTAGGTCTTACTGCAGGTTATTGCGGTACTCTTCTCACTCCTATGGCAGCAAATTTTAATATCGTTCCTGCTGCTATCATGGAAATGAAAAATAAAAACGGAGTGATCACAGCTCAGGCGCCAGTTGCAATAGTATTACTTCTTCTTCATATTGTTGTTATGTACCTTTGGGCATTTTAA
- the pcp gene encoding pyroglutamyl-peptidase I — protein MRVLITGFDPFGGEKINPAWEAIKLLPDTIESIEVIKLEIPTVFKKSIDVLMTGIEKHKPDAVICVGQAGGRYEISMERVAINLDDARIKDNEGNQPIDEKVYSDGDNAYFSSLPIKAMTEAIKSIGIPAAVSNTAGTFVCNHIMYGLLYHIDKSNVTKKGGFIHVPYIPQQVIDKKNLPSMRLDTISQGLEAAISAIGKNEKDLEISGGLEF, from the coding sequence TTGAGAGTATTAATTACAGGTTTTGATCCTTTTGGAGGAGAGAAGATAAATCCTGCCTGGGAAGCAATCAAACTCCTACCAGATACCATAGAGAGTATAGAGGTTATTAAGCTAGAAATCCCTACAGTTTTTAAGAAATCCATCGATGTTTTAATGACTGGTATAGAAAAACATAAACCCGATGCAGTTATCTGCGTTGGACAGGCTGGTGGAAGATATGAGATTTCCATGGAGAGAGTAGCCATTAATTTGGATGATGCAAGAATTAAGGATAACGAAGGAAATCAGCCCATCGATGAAAAAGTATACTCCGACGGTGACAATGCTTATTTTAGCAGCCTACCTATAAAGGCAATGACAGAAGCCATCAAATCTATAGGGATACCTGCTGCTGTATCCAATACTGCCGGAACCTTTGTCTGCAACCACATCATGTACGGTCTCCTTTACCACATAGATAAATCTAATGTGACTAAAAAAGGTGGATTTATCCATGTACCATATATTCCTCAGCAGGTTATTGATAAAAAAAATCTCCCTTCTATGAGACTAGATACTATTTCACAGGGCCTTGAAGCTGCTATTTCTGCAATAGGAAAAAATGAAAAAGACCTTGAAATATCTGGCGGACTTGAATTCTAA
- a CDS encoding YbjQ family protein produces MKTIRYIGSMLFIFGLFTSIFAGIPWAVVTAEDPVVPLWLRVAVFSLLGGIFIVLMTVGLSQKKYKTPEMGFGASKHKTKILMSNTVLIPGAEVSEILGLVQGHTVFAIWLGKDLSAIIKLILGGELTEYTEMMGKAREIATERMVINAEEIGADAIINIRYMTTSVVGSAAELFAYGTAVKLKKHNR; encoded by the coding sequence ATGAAAACAATTCGCTATATCGGTTCTATGTTGTTTATATTTGGACTTTTCACCTCTATATTCGCTGGAATTCCTTGGGCCGTAGTTACTGCTGAAGATCCCGTTGTCCCCTTATGGTTAAGGGTAGCAGTTTTCTCTCTCCTCGGAGGAATTTTCATTGTATTAATGACAGTAGGGCTAAGCCAGAAAAAATATAAAACCCCAGAAATGGGTTTTGGGGCATCTAAACACAAAACCAAGATTTTGATGTCAAACACAGTTCTGATCCCTGGAGCGGAAGTATCTGAAATTTTAGGATTGGTACAGGGGCATACGGTATTCGCCATATGGTTGGGTAAAGACCTCTCTGCTATAATAAAACTCATTCTCGGTGGAGAATTGACTGAATATACAGAGATGATGGGAAAAGCAAGGGAAATTGCCACAGAAAGAATGGTTATCAATGCCGAGGAGATCGGAGCCGATGCCATCATAAACATCCGTTATATGACAACAAGTGTTGTCGGAAGTGCTGCGGAACTTTTTGCTTACGGAACTGCGGTAAAGCTTAAAAAACATAATAGATAA
- a CDS encoding SHOCT domain-containing protein, producing the protein MRQLCFEYFNRGGIFGWMGGGLMMLFPILIIILIFYFFNKNDKDNNIENVTPLDILKKRYARGEITKQEFEEIKKDLQ; encoded by the coding sequence ATGCGTCAGTTATGTTTTGAATACTTTAATAGAGGCGGAATATTTGGATGGATGGGAGGTGGCCTTATGATGCTTTTTCCGATACTGATTATTATTTTGATTTTTTATTTTTTCAATAAGAATGACAAGGACAACAATATAGAAAATGTTACTCCGTTAGATATATTAAAGAAAAGATACGCAAGAGGTGAGATAACTAAGCAAGAGTTTGAAGAGATAAAAAAAGATCTACAGTAA